The segment GATGCAGTGGTTGGAGCCTGGCGGCTTCACTTCGATTTTTGGTTCAGGGCGATAACGATTATGGCTGGCGGGGAAGCATTGAAGACGGTTGATTTTGCGGCGGTTCCCGGCGTGCCACAGGGCGCGCTGGCGTCCGATCGTCCCCATCTGACCGTGGTGCGCAGCCTCGAACTGGACCGGACCCGCGACGACCTTCTGACCGACTTCGGCAAGAAGACGCTGGAGGATCGCTATCTGCTGCCCGGCGAGAGCTATCAGGACATGTTCGCCCGCGTCTCGACGGCCTATGCCGACGACGCCGATCATGCCCAGCGCGTCTATGACTACATGTCCAGACTATGGTTCATGCCCTCGACGCCGGTGCTGTCGAACGGCGGCGCGAACCGCGGCCTGCCGATCTCCTGCTTCCTGAACTCGGTCGCCGACAGCCTGGACGGCATCCAGCGCGTCTGGAACGAGAACGTCAGCCTGGCCTCGAACGGCGGCGGCATCGGCACCTATTGGGGCGGCGTCCGCTCGATCGGCGAAAAGGTGAAGGGCGCGGGCCAGACCAGCGGCATCATCCCCTTCATCCGCGTGATGGATTCGCTGACGCTCGCGATCAGCCAGGGCTCGCTGCGCCGGGGTTCGGCGGCGGTGTACCTGGATGTGCACCACCCCGAGATCGAGGAGTTCCTGGAGATCCGGAAGCCCTCGGGCGACTTCAATCGCAAGTCCCTGAACCTGCACCACGGCATCAACATCACCGACGAATTCATGGAGGCGGTGAAGGCCGGGACCGATTTCGCCCTGCTGTCGCCCAAGGACCAGGCGGTCATCCGCCGCGTCGATGCGCGGTCGCTGTGGCAGAAGATCCTCGAGATCCGCCTGCAGACCGGCGAGCCCTATCTGATCTTCTCGGACACGGTGAACCGCCAGATGCCGCGGCACCAGCAGGAGCTGGGACTGAAGGTCAAACAGTCGAACCTGTGCAGCGAGATCATGCTGCACACCGGCCCCGACCACCTGGGCATCGACCGTACCGCCGTCTGCTGCCTGTCGTCGGTCAATGCCGAGATGTTCCTGGAATG is part of the Brevundimonas sp. AJA228-03 genome and harbors:
- a CDS encoding ribonucleoside-diphosphate reductase subunit alpha, with protein sequence MAGGEALKTVDFAAVPGVPQGALASDRPHLTVVRSLELDRTRDDLLTDFGKKTLEDRYLLPGESYQDMFARVSTAYADDADHAQRVYDYMSRLWFMPSTPVLSNGGANRGLPISCFLNSVADSLDGIQRVWNENVSLASNGGGIGTYWGGVRSIGEKVKGAGQTSGIIPFIRVMDSLTLAISQGSLRRGSAAVYLDVHHPEIEEFLEIRKPSGDFNRKSLNLHHGINITDEFMEAVKAGTDFALLSPKDQAVIRRVDARSLWQKILEIRLQTGEPYLIFSDTVNRQMPRHQQELGLKVKQSNLCSEIMLHTGPDHLGIDRTAVCCLSSVNAEMFLEWREEPRFIEDVMRFLDNVLEDFITRAPPEMAAAVYSARRERSVGLGLMGFHSFLQSQGVAFESAMAKSWNMRLFKHLRREADKASVKLAEEKGPCEDAAERGVMERFSHKLAIAPTASISIICGGTSAGIEPIPANIYTHKTLSGSFAVKNPYLEQLLEGYGRNTDVVWSSILEHEGSVQHLDFLSDDEKGVFKTAFELDQRWVVELSADRSPEICQAQSINLFIPGDVNKWDLHMLHWKAWESGVKSLYYLRSKSVQRAAFAGAEDKAEVEPDPNQPDLFSAARTDYDECLACQ